In Janthinobacterium agaricidamnosum NBRC 102515 = DSM 9628, the DNA window CGCCCAGTTCGATGACCACGATGGCCGGCTGGTATTTGGCCAGCAAGGCCGGCAGGCGCGAGCGGCCGCCGCTGGTGGTTTCGCCGCTGATGCTGGCGTTGACGACGGTGGCGGCGATCTTCTGCGCCTTCAGGCGCTGTTCCATCAAGGCGACCCAGCCGCTACCGCGCACCAGGCCATATTCGGCGGACAAGCTATCGCCAAGCACCAGTACGGTTTTTGGTGCAGAATAGGCGCTCGTCGCGGTGGACATCAACAGCAGCCCGGCCATTGCTAATAACGACAGCACGCGCCGACGCCGTACAGGCTGGCCGGGCCCGCGCATTTGCTCACGAATTTCTTTAAGATGGATCAGCATGCCAGAATTCCCAAAAGCGACTTCCACAAATTTTCTCCCCAATGAAGCAGCGGCCAGCCGCGACGGACCGCCAGCGGTCCGGCATGGACAGCCGGCGATCGCGGTGATCGGCCTGGCCAAGCGCGTACCCGACGCGGGCGGCGAGCTGACGATCTTGCACCAGGTGGATTTTACCGTGCAACGGGCTGAGACGCTTGCCATCGTCGGCGCGTCCGGCTCCGGCAAGTCAACCTTGCTGGGCTTGCTGGCCGGCCTGGATACGCCATCGGACGGCAAGGTGATCCTCGACGGCAGCGACATTTTCGCGCTCGATGAAGATGGCCGGGCCGGCTTGCGCAAGGAAAAACTGGGGTTTGTGTTCCAGTCGTTCCAGTTGCTGGCGCATTTGACGGCGCTGGAAAACGTCATGCTGCCGCTGGAATTGCGCGGCGATGGCCAGGCCCGCGACAAGGCGGAAGCAATGCTGAAGCGGGTCAGCCTGGGCAGCCGCCTTGGCCATTATCCGAAATACCTGTCCGGCGGCGAGCAGCAGCGGGTGGCGCTGGCGCGCGCCTTCGTCACCGAACCGCCGCTGCTGTTCGCCGACGAACCGACCGGCAGCCTCGATGCGGCCACCGGCGAAGCGGTGATCCAGCTGATGTTCGAATTGAACCGCGAGCGCGGTTCGACGCTGGTACTGGTGACGCACGATACGTCGATCGCGGCCCGCTGCGGCCGCACCATCACGATTGCCGCCGGCCGGCTGGTTTAACTCGCCAGGCGATTGAATGCCGTCCTGATGGCCGGCACCAGTTCGCCGGCCGTCAAGCCGATCGGTCCGGCGCCGCCGGCCACCAGGTCGTCGGCCGCCTTGCCATGCAGCCACACGGCGCCCAGCGCCGCTTCCCAGGCCGGCCAGCCCTGCGCCAATAAACTGCCGCACAAGCCGGCCAGCACGTCGCCGGTGCCGGCGGTGGCCAGCGCCGGATTGCCGGTCGTGTTGATGACTGCATGCCCATCGGGCCGGGCGATCACCGTGCCCGATCCTTTCAGTACCACGATCACATCGAGTTGTTCGGCCAGTTGGCGCGCCGCCTTCAAGCGGTCGGCCTGCACTTCGGCGATACCGATGCCGAGCAGGCGCGCCGCCTCCAGCGGATGCGGCGTCAGCAGCGTGCTTTTGCCGCGCAAGGCCAGCGCGGTCTGCAATTCCGGTTCGCCGGCGACCAGGTTCAGCGCGTCGGCGTCGAGCAGCAGCGGGCTGCCGCTGCCGATCGCGGCCAGTATCAATTCATGCGCGCGGTGGCTGGTGCCGAGGCCCGGCCCGGCCACCAGCGCCGCCGAATTGAAGTCGAAGCCGTCGGCCAAGCGGCACATCAATTCCGGATGCGCGCTGTCGTAGGCCGGGGCCTGGTCGGGGAAGGCGATGTAGACCCGCCCGGCGCCGGTCAGCAGCGCGCTGCGCGCAGACAGGATGGGCGCGCCGGTCATGCCGTGCGCGCCGCCGATCACCGCCACATTGCCGTAGCTGCCCTTGTGCGAATTCTGGCGCCGCGTTTTGACATGGCGCGCGAAGTGGCGCGGATCGTTCAGGTGCATGCTGGCGGCTTCAAAATGCCGGGCCTCGATGTCGAGCCGGGCCACCCGCACGATGCCGGCGTAGTCGCGGCCATCGTTGGTGTGCAGGCCGGGCTTGTCGCCGATGAAGGTGATGGTGTGGCTGGCGCGCACGGCGATGCCGTCCGCGCCGTTGATCGGGCCGTTGATCGAGCCGGTGTCGGCATCCAGCCCGGTCGGCACGTCCAGCGCCAGTATCGGACAATCGAGCCGGTTGACTTGTTCGACCGCGTGGCGCAATTCGCCGCTCAAGGCGCGTGTCGCGCCGATGCCGAGCAAGCCGTCGATGACCAGCGTCCAGCCGCCGATCGCGTAGGCCGCGTCGAAGGTGGCGACGAATTGGGCGGCGCTGTCTTGCGCGCGTTCCAGCGCATGTTTGCGTTCATCGGACGTGACGCCGTTCGACAAGGCCAGCCACACCACGACTTGCACCCCGGCGTGCGCCAGGTGGGCGGCGATTTCCAGCGCATCGCCGCCATTGTTGCCGGGGCCGGCCAGCACCAGTACCCGGGCATGCGCCAGCGGCGCATGCAGCAGGGCCAGCGCGGCGTCGAAGCCTTCCTTGCCGGCGCGCCGCATCAAGGCGCCCGGCGGCAGCTGTTCGGCGGCGATGTGTTCGACGGCGCGGAGGTCGGCGATGGAGTAGAGCGCATGCATGAGAGAGCCTTGCTGTGGAGGAGGGACTGTTACAACATAAGGCCGATCGCCGCGCGACGCAAGGGGAGCGCGTCCGCTTGATGTAAAGCTGATGTAAAAGCGCATGCAAAAGCCTTCGGGCCGGTCAGCGGGTCGACTACAATGGGCGTCTGTTACAGATGGAGGCGGCGTGCTATGGATTGGCAATTCTGGATCGACCGGGGCGGAACCTTTACCGACATCGTGGCGCGCCGTCCTGATGGCCGGCTGGCCACGCACAAGCTGCTGTCTGAAAATCCCGGCCAGTACCGCGATGCGGCCGTGGCCGGCATCCGCCATTTGATGGGCGCCGCCGCCGGCGAAGCGATCGAAGCCGTCAAGATGGGCACCACCGTCGCCACCAATGCGCTGCTGGAGCGCAAGGGCGAGCCGACGGTGCTGGCCATTACGCGCGGTTTCCGCGACGCCTTGCGGATCGCCTACCAGAACCGACCGCGCCTGTTCGAGCGCCATATCGTGCTGCCGGAGTTGCTGTACCGCCGCGTCATCGAAATCGACGAACGCATCGGCGCCCATGGCGACGTGGTGCAGCCGCTGGACCAGGACGCGGCCCGCAGCGCGCTGCAAGCGGCCTATGACGATGGCTTGCGCTCGCTGGCGGTCGTTTTCATGCACGGCTACCGCTATCACGGGCATGAGGCCTTGGTGGCGGACATTGCGCGCGCCATCGGCTACACCCAGATTTCGGTGTCGCACCAGGTCAGCCCGATGATGAAACTGGTGGCGCGCGGCGACACCACCGTGGTCGACGCCTATCTGTCGCCGATCCTGCGTCGTTATGTCGACCAGCTGGCGCCGGAGCTGCCGGGCGTGCGCCTGCAATTCATGCAATCGAACGGCGGCCTGACCGATGCGCGTGCGTTCCAGGGCAAGGACAGCATCCTGTCGGGACCGGCCGGCGGCATCGTCGGCATGGTCCGGGCCAGCCAGCTGGCCGGTTTCGACAAGGTGATCGGCTTCGACATGGGCGGCACCTCGACCGACGTGTCGCACTTTTCGGGCGAATTCGAGCGCGTGTTCGAGACGCAAATCGCCGGCGTGCGCATGCGCGCGCCGATGATGAGCATCCACACCGTGGCGGCCGGCGGCGGTTCGCTGCTGCATTTCGACGGCGCGCGCTACCGGGTCGGCCCGGACAGCGCCGGCGCCAATCCGGGACCGGCCAGCTACCGGCGCGGCGGCCCGCTGGCGGTCACCGACTGCAATCTCATGCTGGGCAAGATCCAGCCCGCCCACTTCCCGAAACTGTTCGGCCCCGACGCCAGCCAGGCGCTCGACCTCGATACGGTGCGCGCGCAGTTCACCGCGCTGGCGGCGCGGATAGGCGGCGTCGCTGCCATCGCGCCGGAACAGGTGGCCGAGGGATTTATTGACATCGCGGTCGGCAATATGGCGAACGCGATCAAGCAGATTTCGGTGCAGCGCGGCCATGACGTGACCGACTACACGCTGACCAGCTTTGGCGGCGCCGGCGGCCAGCATGCCTGCCTGGTGGCCGATGCGCTGGGCATGAAGACAGTCTTCATCCACACGCTGGCCGGCGTGATGTCGGCTTACGGCATGGGGCTGGCCGACCAGAGCGCCATGCGCGAAGCGGCGGTCGAGGAAAAATTAGGCGGCGCTCAGGGATTGGCGGCGCGGCTGGATCAACTGGGCCAGTTGGCCACGGCCGATTTGCTGGCCCAGGGCGTGCCGCAGCCGCGCATCAGCCTGATCCGCAGGGTGCACCTGCGCTACGAAGGCACCGACAGCGCGCTGATCGTGCTGTTCGATAGCGACGCCGGCATGCGCACCCAGTTTGAAGCGGCCTATAAAAAACGCTTTTCCTTCCTGATGCCGGCCCGCGCGCTGATTGTCGAAGCGCTGTCGGTCGAGGCCTTGGGCAAGTCCGACGCGCCGCAGGAAACCGCGCCGGACTTGCCGCCGCGCGAGGGCGGCCTGGCCGCACTCAGCACGGTGCCGGTATATTTCGCCGGCCGCTGGCGCAACAGCGGCTTGTACCAGCGCGAATCGCTGCGGCCAGGCGACCGTATCAACGGGCCGGCCATCATCGCCGAAGCAAATGCCACCACCGTGATCGAGCCGGGCTGGCAAGCACAGGTCACGCCGCATCATCATCTGGTCTTGACGCGGGTCGAAGCGCTGCCGCAACGGCGGGCGATCGGCACCGACGCCGATCCGGTGATGCTGGAAATCTTCAACAACCTGTTCATGTCGATCGCCGAACAAATGGGCCTGCGGCTGCAAAACACGGCGCACTCGGTGAATATCAAGGAGCGCCTGGATTTCAGCTGCGCCATTTTCGACGCCAGCGGCAATTTGATCGCCAACGCGCCGCATATGCCGGTGCATCTCGGTTCGATGGGCGTCAGCATCCAGACCGTGATGACGAAAAATGCCGGCCGGATGCGGCCGGGCGACGTCTACATGCTGAACGACCCGTACCACGGCGGCACCCATTTGCCGGACGTGACGGTGATTTCGCCGGTGTTCGACGAGGCCGGCAGCACGATTTTATTCTACGTCGGCTCGCGCGGCCACCACGCCGACATCGGCGGCACCACGCCCGGTTCGATGCCGCCCGATTCGACCAGCATCGTCGAAGAGGGGGTGTTGATCAATAACTTCAAGCTGGTCGACGGCGCGGCCGGCGGCCATTTGCGCGATGCCGAAACCCGGGCCTTGCTGGCCGGCGCCGCCTGGCCGGCGCGCAATCCCGACCAGAACATGGCCGACTTGCGCGCGCAAGTCGCCGCCAACCAGAAAGGTGCCGATGAATTGCGCAAGATGGTGGCGCACTTCGGCCTGGACGTGGTGCAAGCCTATATGGGCCATGTGCAAGACCATGCCGAAGAAGCGGTGCGCCGCGTGATCGGCGCGCTGAAGGACGGCGCCTACACGGTGCTGCTCGATAACGGCGCGCAGATCCAGGTGGCGATCCGGGTCGATACGGCAAACCGCAGCGCGGAAATCGATTTTACGGGTACCTCCGATCAATTGCCGAACAACTTCAATGCGCCATCGGCGGTCTGCATGGCGGCGGTGCTGTACGTGTTCCGCACGCTGGTCGACGACGACATTCCGCTCAACGCCGGCTGTCTGAAACCGCTGAAAGTGATCATCCCGCCCGGATCGATGTTGAATCCGGTGTATCCGGCGTCTGTCGTATCGGGCAATGTCGAAACCTCGACCTGCATCACCAATGCCTTGTACGGTGCGCTGGGTCTGATGGCGGCCGGGCAGGGCACGATGAATAATTTCACCTTCGGCAACGAGCGTTACCAGTATTATGAAACGATTTCCGGCGGTTCCGGCGCCGGGCCGGGTTTCGACGGCACCGACGTGGTGCAAACCAATATGACCAATTCGCGGCTGACCGATCCCGAGATACTGGAGTTTCGCTTCCCGGTACGGCTGGACAGTTACGACATCCGCGCCGGCTCGGGTGGCGCGGGGCGCTGGCCGGGCGGCAATGGCGGTGTGCGCAAGGTGCGTTTCCTGGAGGCGATGACGGCGGCGATCCTGTCGAACAACCGCATCCATGCGCCGTTCGGCATGGCCGGCGGTCAGCCGGGCGCGCTGGGCCGCAATAGCGTGCAGCGCGCCGACGGCGGCATCGAGCAGCTGGCGCATATCGGCAAGACCGACATGCGGCCGGGCGATGTCTTCATCATCGAAACGCCGGGCGGCGGCGGTTATGGCGCGGCCGGCCCGGACGATCCGGCAAGCTTGGCAAAGCCCATGCTGAATTTGCACGATTAACAATAAAAATATCTCTTGAAGTGATGTCTATGACGATGAATCGATTTGCTCAATACTTTCCGGCTTTGATAGACGGACTGCGTTCCACCGCTCCCGCGCCGATGCGTTCGGCACAAGCTGTGGCCTGGGTCAGGGCCAGGCGTGGCCGTGATATACCGGAGAGGGATTTGACGGACCAGGTCGCGAACGGTCAGCTGTCCGTCTTTGAAAATGATATCCATTGGGCTCTTTTCTACCTGGCAAAGACGGGTCTGGTCGCCAGGCCGAAGCGAGGGCTGTGGCAATTGACGGCGACAGGCCAGGACAAGAAACTGACAGCGGATACGGTTTATTCTTTGTATGAACGGGCCCGCAAGAATGGCCGGCAAGGCTCGCTGGTCGATGAAGGCGCATTGCCGGCCCCCGATGACGATGACGATGGGGACGACAAATCGTACTGGTTTGTCGGCGCCGTCTGGGATGGCAAGGATCAATTGTCGCGTTTTCTGCAATACGGGATCTGGGAAAACGGCTACGACGAGAAGTTTTCCGATCTGGTCAGGCGCATCAAAGCGGGCGACCGCATCGCGATCAAATCAGGTTTTGTTCAAAAACATCAGTTGCCGTTTGATGTAGGCGGACAATCCGCCGCCGCGATGCGCATCAAGGCGACCGGGATTGTGATTGAAAATAACAATGACGGAAAATCGGTGAAGGTCGCATGGGACCCGGTCGCGCAGCCGCGCGACTGGTACTTTTATACGTACAGGACCACGATAGTCGAGACCGACGTTAACGATGCGCATGGCTCGCGCCTGATTGACTTCGCCTTCCGCCGCATGCCCCAGGACTATCAGTGGTTTCTCGCGCGGCCTTACTGGGTCAAGAAATATGGCGCCCAGCCATTGGCGCCAGTTGACGATCCGGGCGCCGATGTTGCCGGTACCTTGATGGATGTACTGGATGGCGACGAGGAAATCTTTGAAGATTCGCCTTATACCGTGGACGACATCATCGCCGAAGGCTGTTTCCTGGCCAGTGAAAAACTGAACGAAATGCTTGATGGGTGGCGGCGCAAGAAAAACATCATCCTGCAAGGTCCGCCCGGCACCGGTAAAACCTGGCTGGCAAAACGCCTGGGCTTTGCGCTGGCCGGATCCAAGGACAGGGAAACCGAGCGTTCCAGGTTGCGCGTGGTGCATTTTCATCCATCGCTGGCCTATGAGGATTTCGTGCGCGGCTGGCGTCCGGCCGGCGATGGCCGGCTGGCGCTGGTCGACGGCGTGCTGATGCAGGCGATCGAGGCCGCCAGCAGTGAGCCGGACCGGCCGTTTGTGCTGGTGATTGAAGAAATCAACCGCGGCAACCCTGCGCAAATCTTCGGTGAGATGCTGACGCTGCTGGAAAGCAGCAAGCGCCGTCCGGCCGAAGCCATCGAGCTGACTTACCGCGATCCGGAAAATCCCGGCGAACGGGTTCATGTTCCTGACAATCTTTTCATCATCGGCACCATGAACGTGGCCGACCGCTCGCTGGCGATTGTGGACCTGGCATTGCGGCGCCGTTTTGCGTTTTTTACTCTGCAACCGATGCTGGGCGAGGCCTGGAGCGTCTGGTGCGCCGCGCGTGGCCTGGACCAGACGATCAGTGTCCAGATCCAGTCGCGGATGCATACCCTGAATGCGGAGATCTCGGCGGCGCTGGCGCTGGGCCCGCAATTTCAAATCGGCCACTCGTATGTGACGCCTGACATGGATGAAACCGTGCGCAATGGCTGGGCCTGGTTTCGGGCCAGGGTCGAGGCCGAAATCGGACCGCTGCTGGATGAATACTGGTACGACCAGCCAGACATTGCCGAGGCCGCCAAGCGCAAACTTTTACAACAGCCGGCCTGATGCAGCCGGCCTCCGTGACGCTTCACGCTGCCGATGCGGCTGATGATGCCGCTTATATAGGACGTATTCCAGTAAGGAATCTTTGGCTGTTGATGCTGTATGCATCGGAACTGACCCGGACTGACGGCGTCTTCAAGGCGATTCTCGATGATGAGTTCAATCAGATACCGGACCTGATAGCACGCCTGCTGGCCGATGCCGTCGAACTTCGGCTGCGCCGCGATTTCAGCCGCGGTTATCGCCAGCGCGCCATGCCGTTGAGCCGGGTCAGGGGACGCATCGATGTACTGGTCACCGAGGCGCGGCAATTACTGTCGAAAGGCGAAGTGTTTTGCCATTTTCAAGAGCTGACCATCGATACGCCAAGGAATCGGCTGGTGCGCGCCGCGCTGGAGTCGGTCGCCCATCTCGTGTCGAATAAACCGCTGGCCCACCGGTGCCGCACGTTGGCGGCAGGGCTGGCCCGGCTCGGCGTCGATCGAACGCGCCCTTCGCGCGCCGAGATGGCGAGCGACCAGATCGGCCGCAACGAGGCGGGAGATGCGTCGATGGTTGCCCTGGCGCGGCTCTGTTTTGATCTTGCGCTGCCGACCGAACAGGCCGGTGCAACATCGCTGCCGTCGCCGGTCCGCGAGGAAGCGTGGGTGCGGCGCTTATTTGAAAAAGCGGTGCTGGGTTTTGCGCGCGTGGAATTGGCTCCGCTGGGCTGGCGCATCAAGGGCGGCACGCCGCTGGGCTGGCAAGCGTCATCCAGTTCCGACGCCATGTCGAAATTATTGCCTGGCATGGTGACCGACGTGATCCTGGACCCGCCGGATGGCGGGCGGCGCATCATTATCGATACAAAATTTGCTTCCCTCCTCGGGACTGGGCGTTTTGGCAATGCGACGCTGAAAAGCGGCTATCTCTATCAAATGTACGCTTACCTGCGTTCCCAGGAGGGATTGGGGCCGCAGTGGGACACGGCGGATGGCTTATTCCTGCATCCATCGATCGATATCGCGATGCATGAGCATGTATCGATCCAGCGGCACCGGATCGGTTTTGCCACGCTGGATCTGGCGGCGTCCGCGTCCGCGATCCGCAATGAGCTGCGCGGCATCCTGCTGTGTTCCAGCCGGCCGGCCTGAACAAGTACCCGGGCTGACAACGCCTGACAAAACCGTAGCGAGCGGATCGGAGGCCGTAAATCACCACGCGCAGCAGGTTTTGCCAGGCGTTCTAACTCGCGATACCGTATTTGTGCTGGGTCGCCGCATATTGCTGGCGCAGCGATTCCAGCGTCGGATGTGTCGGGTCGATCTTGCGGATGGTTTGCAACTGGTGCTGGGCCTGTTCCGCCAGCGTCGCTTCCCAGCCCAGCATATTGAGCTGTTTCAGGATCGCCTCGACCGAGGCGAACAGCACCGGCAGGTTGCCAGGCGTCTTGCGCAGCGCCTGGCGCAGCACGAAGACCGCGCCCTTGAGTTCGCCGCTGTCCGACTTGCTGGCCGCGTCGCTCAGCAAGTCTTGCACCTGCTGGCTGATCTGCGCGCCCATGCCTTGCGCCAGGTCGTGGCGGCCGGCTTTTTCAAACACGTCCACCACTTGTTCCATGGTGATATCGCTGTCGCTGTCGTTCATCAGGTTGAGCATGACGTCCGACGCGGCCTGGTCCAGGTCGTTTTTCAGGCAGCTGTTGGCCAGGCCGATTTTCAGCTGGGTCGACAAGCCCTTGCTCGATCCCAGCGCCGTCACCGCGGTATGCAATTCCGCGGCCGCGGCTTCGCCATTGCCGGCCAGTTCATGCAGCATCGCCGACGACACCGCGCGGCACACATCGACGTTGGCGCCGCCGCGCAGCGAGCGTTCCATGTCGCGCACCACGCCGGCCGCTTGCGCCGCGTCGCCTTTCTGGACCAGCGTCCTGACCAGGTTGACGTGGTCTTCCGGATTGCGGAACTCGGAATACTTGGCCTTGCTGACCACTTGCTTGAAGGCCCGCTCGGCGCCGCCGATGTCGCCCGAATCGAACGACACTTCGCCCAGGCGGCGCAGGCGGCGCACCATGTGCGGCGAAATCGCCACCGCGTCTTCGAGGATTTTCTTGGCCAGCAGCGGCTGGCCCATCGCTTCATGGGTTTGCGCCAGCAAGTCGTAGGCGGCCATGAAACGGGGATTCTGTTCGACCAGCTCGC includes these proteins:
- a CDS encoding NAD(P)H-hydrate dehydratase, with the translated sequence MHALYSIADLRAVEHIAAEQLPPGALMRRAGKEGFDAALALLHAPLAHARVLVLAGPGNNGGDALEIAAHLAHAGVQVVVWLALSNGVTSDERKHALERAQDSAAQFVATFDAAYAIGGWTLVIDGLLGIGATRALSGELRHAVEQVNRLDCPILALDVPTGLDADTGSINGPINGADGIAVRASHTITFIGDKPGLHTNDGRDYAGIVRVARLDIEARHFEAASMHLNDPRHFARHVKTRRQNSHKGSYGNVAVIGGAHGMTGAPILSARSALLTGAGRVYIAFPDQAPAYDSAHPELMCRLADGFDFNSAALVAGPGLGTSHRAHELILAAIGSGSPLLLDADALNLVAGEPELQTALALRGKSTLLTPHPLEAARLLGIGIAEVQADRLKAARQLAEQLDVIVVLKGSGTVIARPDGHAVINTTGNPALATAGTGDVLAGLCGSLLAQGWPAWEAALGAVWLHGKAADDLVAGGAGPIGLTAGELVPAIRTAFNRLAS
- a CDS encoding hydantoinase B/oxoprolinase family protein gives rise to the protein MDWQFWIDRGGTFTDIVARRPDGRLATHKLLSENPGQYRDAAVAGIRHLMGAAAGEAIEAVKMGTTVATNALLERKGEPTVLAITRGFRDALRIAYQNRPRLFERHIVLPELLYRRVIEIDERIGAHGDVVQPLDQDAARSALQAAYDDGLRSLAVVFMHGYRYHGHEALVADIARAIGYTQISVSHQVSPMMKLVARGDTTVVDAYLSPILRRYVDQLAPELPGVRLQFMQSNGGLTDARAFQGKDSILSGPAGGIVGMVRASQLAGFDKVIGFDMGGTSTDVSHFSGEFERVFETQIAGVRMRAPMMSIHTVAAGGGSLLHFDGARYRVGPDSAGANPGPASYRRGGPLAVTDCNLMLGKIQPAHFPKLFGPDASQALDLDTVRAQFTALAARIGGVAAIAPEQVAEGFIDIAVGNMANAIKQISVQRGHDVTDYTLTSFGGAGGQHACLVADALGMKTVFIHTLAGVMSAYGMGLADQSAMREAAVEEKLGGAQGLAARLDQLGQLATADLLAQGVPQPRISLIRRVHLRYEGTDSALIVLFDSDAGMRTQFEAAYKKRFSFLMPARALIVEALSVEALGKSDAPQETAPDLPPREGGLAALSTVPVYFAGRWRNSGLYQRESLRPGDRINGPAIIAEANATTVIEPGWQAQVTPHHHLVLTRVEALPQRRAIGTDADPVMLEIFNNLFMSIAEQMGLRLQNTAHSVNIKERLDFSCAIFDASGNLIANAPHMPVHLGSMGVSIQTVMTKNAGRMRPGDVYMLNDPYHGGTHLPDVTVISPVFDEAGSTILFYVGSRGHHADIGGTTPGSMPPDSTSIVEEGVLINNFKLVDGAAGGHLRDAETRALLAGAAWPARNPDQNMADLRAQVAANQKGADELRKMVAHFGLDVVQAYMGHVQDHAEEAVRRVIGALKDGAYTVLLDNGAQIQVAIRVDTANRSAEIDFTGTSDQLPNNFNAPSAVCMAAVLYVFRTLVDDDIPLNAGCLKPLKVIIPPGSMLNPVYPASVVSGNVETSTCITNALYGALGLMAAGQGTMNNFTFGNERYQYYETISGGSGAGPGFDGTDVVQTNMTNSRLTDPEILEFRFPVRLDSYDIRAGSGGAGRWPGGNGGVRKVRFLEAMTAAILSNNRIHAPFGMAGGQPGALGRNSVQRADGGIEQLAHIGKTDMRPGDVFIIETPGGGGYGAAGPDDPASLAKPMLNLHD
- a CDS encoding response regulator; this encodes MQEYSDLSVLIIDPNPSMRGNLHNMLNQSAITKIEYAASSGTAIRMLAKKPFDIVLCEYDLGSGLDGQDGQQLLEDLRHHKLIGLWTIFIMLTSEAIHSKVVSAAELTPADYILKPFTVDVLSSRIGRAIERRAIFLPAFQLISQGNLRAAIKACADAELKHPRYAADFARLRAELHLTLNEWSEAESIYQETLLTRPMAWAHLGLARTLHEQQRYEEAQQALGELVEQNPRFMAAYDLLAQTHEAMGQPLLAKKILEDAVAISPHMVRRLRRLGEVSFDSGDIGGAERAFKQVVSKAKYSEFRNPEDHVNLVRTLVQKGDAAQAAGVVRDMERSLRGGANVDVCRAVSSAMLHELAGNGEAAAAELHTAVTALGSSKGLSTQLKIGLANSCLKNDLDQAASDVMLNLMNDSDSDITMEQVVDVFEKAGRHDLAQGMGAQISQQVQDLLSDAASKSDSGELKGAVFVLRQALRKTPGNLPVLFASVEAILKQLNMLGWEATLAEQAQHQLQTIRKIDPTHPTLESLRQQYAATQHKYGIAS
- a CDS encoding ABC transporter ATP-binding protein encodes the protein MPEFPKATSTNFLPNEAAASRDGPPAVRHGQPAIAVIGLAKRVPDAGGELTILHQVDFTVQRAETLAIVGASGSGKSTLLGLLAGLDTPSDGKVILDGSDIFALDEDGRAGLRKEKLGFVFQSFQLLAHLTALENVMLPLELRGDGQARDKAEAMLKRVSLGSRLGHYPKYLSGGEQQRVALARAFVTEPPLLFADEPTGSLDAATGEAVIQLMFELNRERGSTLVLVTHDTSIAARCGRTITIAAGRLV
- a CDS encoding AAA family ATPase yields the protein MRSAQAVAWVRARRGRDIPERDLTDQVANGQLSVFENDIHWALFYLAKTGLVARPKRGLWQLTATGQDKKLTADTVYSLYERARKNGRQGSLVDEGALPAPDDDDDGDDKSYWFVGAVWDGKDQLSRFLQYGIWENGYDEKFSDLVRRIKAGDRIAIKSGFVQKHQLPFDVGGQSAAAMRIKATGIVIENNNDGKSVKVAWDPVAQPRDWYFYTYRTTIVETDVNDAHGSRLIDFAFRRMPQDYQWFLARPYWVKKYGAQPLAPVDDPGADVAGTLMDVLDGDEEIFEDSPYTVDDIIAEGCFLASEKLNEMLDGWRRKKNIILQGPPGTGKTWLAKRLGFALAGSKDRETERSRLRVVHFHPSLAYEDFVRGWRPAGDGRLALVDGVLMQAIEAASSEPDRPFVLVIEEINRGNPAQIFGEMLTLLESSKRRPAEAIELTYRDPENPGERVHVPDNLFIIGTMNVADRSLAIVDLALRRRFAFFTLQPMLGEAWSVWCAARGLDQTISVQIQSRMHTLNAEISAALALGPQFQIGHSYVTPDMDETVRNGWAWFRARVEAEIGPLLDEYWYDQPDIAEAAKRKLLQQPA
- the mcrC gene encoding 5-methylcytosine-specific restriction endonuclease system specificity protein McrC; the protein is MQPASVTLHAADAADDAAYIGRIPVRNLWLLMLYASELTRTDGVFKAILDDEFNQIPDLIARLLADAVELRLRRDFSRGYRQRAMPLSRVRGRIDVLVTEARQLLSKGEVFCHFQELTIDTPRNRLVRAALESVAHLVSNKPLAHRCRTLAAGLARLGVDRTRPSRAEMASDQIGRNEAGDASMVALARLCFDLALPTEQAGATSLPSPVREEAWVRRLFEKAVLGFARVELAPLGWRIKGGTPLGWQASSSSDAMSKLLPGMVTDVILDPPDGGRRIIIDTKFASLLGTGRFGNATLKSGYLYQMYAYLRSQEGLGPQWDTADGLFLHPSIDIAMHEHVSIQRHRIGFATLDLAASASAIRNELRGILLCSSRPA